CGGCACACGAGACGCTCGACCGTGCCGCGCAGATGATGCGCGACCTGAACGTGGGCGCACTGCCCATCGCCGACCAGAACGAACGGCTGACCGGCATCATCACGGACCGCGACATCGTCGTCGGCTGTGTGGCCATGGGCCACGACCCGTCGGAGGTCACCTGCGGCGAGATGGCGAAGGGCACCCCGCGCTGGATCGAGGCGGACGCGGACGTGGGCGCCGTCCTCGAGGAGATGGAGAGCCACCAGATCCGGCGGCTGCCGGTCATCGAGGACAAGCGGCTCGTCGGCATGATCAGCGAGGCCGACCTGGCCCAGCACCTCTCCGACGAGCAGCTCAAGGCGTTCTGCGCGAGCG
The DNA window shown above is from Streptomyces vietnamensis and carries:
- a CDS encoding CBS domain-containing protein; this translates as MTTAKDIMHPGAQWIPAHETLDRAAQMMRDLNVGALPIADQNERLTGIITDRDIVVGCVAMGHDPSEVTCGEMAKGTPRWIEADADVGAVLEEMESHQIRRLPVIEDKRLVGMISEADLAQHLSDEQLKAFCASVYAAS